Sequence from the Maribellus comscasis genome:
TCTTGCAACTGTGGTAAACCTGGCTTATTTCCCCGCACTCTTCACAAACATAATGGTCAATCCCCAAAGCTTCGGTACGGCAGGCGCGCATTGCTGCAACCGCTTTGTATTGTTCGGGGGTGATGTAATGGTTTGGCGATTTTACATACCTGTCCCACCAGGATTGAAAGTATTCAGCGAGAGTAAATTTTCTTACTTTCCGATTTTTGTATTTAGATAATTCATAAACCATTTATCTAATTGTTGTAATCCAAGCGGGGTTATAAATACTTTGTCGTAAGCTTTACATTTAGGACAAGTCGGTTTCTTCTCGTAAATTAAAGTTCCGATTTTATCCATCTCCAAGCTACCTACATCTGCATTAAAAATGAAATGGCAATCTTGACACTCAAGGTTAACTGTCATGTATTGAGTTATTTGTGCTTTGCGTTTAGCATTGTGTACAACGGCCGCGGCTATGGGCAGTAAAGGATTAGAATATATAATCCATCCATAATAACCGTGAGCCGATGCGTTTTTGTTTCGATTTTATTTTGTTTAAAGAGTTATAGTTTTTGTTTACAATATAAATATTTTAAATAGCATTGCCAAGCATGGGCGTTGTAGCATTTATAGTCATGCCAATGCAATTTAGCGGCGCCTTTATTGGCTATAGCTGTTGTTATGGTGTCGGCAAAAGCCTCTGCGTGGCAGCCCGAGACTTACTTAAAATGTTATCACCGAAGGAGGGCTGGCGGAATGTTTGCCCCTCCCAAGTGATGTGCCAATTTTGACATCCAGGCCAGGTAACCACGAAGTTAAACCTCAGCAGTAAACAACCACTTTCCAGCCATAAATTTTATCGGCTTTGTTAAACACGTTGGCCGCAACTGGTTTAACTTAACTGTTAAAATTGGCGCAGGAGTTGAAGCCTGCAAACATTGTGACCGCCCGAACTGCATTTAGTGCGGGCTATCATGAGCTAAACGCAGCCCCACCATCCAACAAAGCACAATCAGCCAGCACAAAAATGTGGGGCGTGAAAACCCACCATAACCAATATTTTAAAGAACAAGTTCGCATACTAACGATAACCCCCACGCTGCACCATAACGGCCGCGGCTATGGGCAGTAAAGGATTAGAATATATAATCCATCCATAATAACCGTGAGCCGATGCGTTTTTGTTTCGATTTTATTTTGTTTAAAGAGTTATAGTTTTTGTTTACAATATAAATATTTTAAATAGCATTGCCAAGCATGGGCGTTGTAGCATTTATAGTCATGCCAATGCAATTTAGCGGCGCCTTTATTGGCTATAGCTGTTGTTATGGTGTCGGCAAAAGCCTCTGCGTGGCAGCCCGAGACTTACTTAAAATGTTATCACCGAAGGAGGGCTGGCGGAATGTTTGCCCCTCCCAAGTGATGTGCCAATTTTGACATCCAGGCCAGGTAACCACGAAGTTAAACCTCAGCAGTAAACAACCACTTTCCAGCCATAAATTTTATCGGCTTTGTTAAACACGTTGGCCGCAACTGGTTTAACTTAACTGTTAAAATTGGCGCAGGAGTTGAAGCCTGCAAACATTGTGACCGCCCGAACTGCATTTAGTGCGGGCTATCATGAGCTAAACGCAGCCCCACCATCCAACAAAGCACAATCAGCCAGCACAAAAATGTGGGGCGTGAAAACCCACCATAACCAATATTTTAAAGAACAAGTTCGCATACTAACGATAACCCCCACGCTGCACCATAACGTATGTGGAAGGACACATTTGTGCACATTATTTTTTTTATAGGTGTTACAAAATGTTTCGTTTCCAATAAAATAGGTTTGTAAATATACCATTTCATTTACTGCTTATTATTTCATCAATAGGATTAATAACTTTCCCGATTTCCAGGTTTGAAACATGCGTATAAATTTCTGTCGTCTGAATATTTTCATGCCCCAATAAACTTTGAATTACCCTTAAATTAGTTCCTTGTTCCAGTAAATGCGTGGCAAATGAGTGACGTAACATATGCAAATGCACCCGCTTTTTTATTCCTGCCTTTCCTGCCGACTTTTTAAAAACTCTTGTAATACTCGTACTTGAATATTGTTGGCCATTTTGTCCTTCAAATAACCATTTACTGGGTTTATATGCCATAAAATATTCCCGAAGATGAATCAATACATTTGCAGATAACAAAGAATACCTGTCCTTTTTACCTTTACCGCCTCTTATTTTAATAAGCATTCTTTTTGAATCAACATCGTTAATTTTTAGGTTTAAAACCTCGTTTCTTCTTAAACCTGCTGAGTAAATCAGCTCCAGTAAACATCTGTGTTTTACATTTGAAATGCTTCTTAAGATATTCTGAATTTCTGTTTTACTGAGTGTGTCGGGTAAATTCTTTTCTTTACGGGGCCGCTCAATCTTTATTAACTGTTTTTCCCTGCCCAAAACTTTTTCATAATAAAATTTTATGGAGTTTATCCGCTGGTTTTGTTCGCTTCCTGACATATTTTTTTGCCGGATAAGTAATAAGATATAGTCATTTATTTCTTCTGTTTTTATGTCCGTCAGATCGCGGCTTGCAAAATAATGTATATAATCTTTAAAGTAGGCGCTGTAAGTTTTGATGGTACTTTCGCTGTATCTTTTTTGTTTCAAAAGCTCCATATATCCCCTGGGAAGTTGTATCCGATTTCTGTAGGGATAATGGCCGGGCAACTGCAATCGTTTCTGTTTAATTTTGTCTTCCGGACACTCCTGTTCTGAAAAGAAAATAGATGCTGAATCCTGAAATAACTTCAAAAAAAAGTTAAGGTCAAAATCTTTTTCGGTCATATACCAACAGCCCATTGTTTTGCTCCACGTGGCTGTTGTCTTTTTGCGCAATACATCTATAATATGGACATGGTAATCAAACTCAATCCGCATTATATTCTGTTCCCTGTGAAATCCTTTTCTGAGCGTTATGTTGAGTCGAGAGGTCAATGATTTTTTGTTTTTCGTCTTTAAAATTAACAATAAATTTTACTTTTTTACTGATTCTGTAGTTCTTTTTTTACCGGTTTCCCTGATTCTATATTTTTATTTCTATCAGTAACTTGTTGTTTTGTTATTTGAAGCTTTTTCGTGTATCACTATTCCTAAATGCGATAGTACTCGGGAGCTACTGCGCTTTTACCCCCGGGTTTGTTTTATTTGGCAAAATTTATTTTAGCTTCATATCTCCCTGGCTATGTTATATGATAGCCGGTTGCGTTAAATACTCGTTCAACATAGAAAAATTAAAGTAATCCATCTTCAAATGCACCCTTGTAGTTAACAAACCAACTTCTTTTTGTATTTTTGAAAATAATACTTAAACCAATAAAATTTTTCAGATGAAATCATCAAAAATATTTGTTACAGCCATACTTTGTATTACAGTATTAACAGGGTGGGCTCAAAATTCAAAAAACGGTTTTTTCGGAATGTGGACCATAGCCA
This genomic interval carries:
- the xerA gene encoding site-specific tyrosine recombinase/integron integrase; its protein translation is MTSRLNITLRKGFHREQNIMRIEFDYHVHIIDVLRKKTTATWSKTMGCWYMTEKDFDLNFFLKLFQDSASIFFSEQECPEDKIKQKRLQLPGHYPYRNRIQLPRGYMELLKQKRYSESTIKTYSAYFKDYIHYFASRDLTDIKTEEINDYILLLIRQKNMSGSEQNQRINSIKFYYEKVLGREKQLIKIERPRKEKNLPDTLSKTEIQNILRSISNVKHRCLLELIYSAGLRRNEVLNLKINDVDSKRMLIKIRGGKGKKDRYSLLSANVLIHLREYFMAYKPSKWLFEGQNGQQYSSTSITRVFKKSAGKAGIKKRVHLHMLRHSFATHLLEQGTNLRVIQSLLGHENIQTTEIYTHVSNLEIGKVINPIDEIISSK